From Syngnathus typhle isolate RoL2023-S1 ecotype Sweden linkage group LG13, RoL_Styp_1.0, whole genome shotgun sequence, a single genomic window includes:
- the LOC133165404 gene encoding aquaporin-4-like isoform X1, whose product MPDVESQGTRDGARSNARVATSSAQPATAATMSGVEQLKTKEFWRAVGGEFVAMLLFVLLGVASTIDWASAPSDSKSIANCPTQSDRKVLISLCFGFSIATLAQCFGHISGGHINPAVTLAMVMTRKVTIIKGVFYLLAQLVGAVAGAGIVRLATPPDFRENLGVTGLGKDVSGELGLLVELLLTFQLVFTIFASCDPKRTDLGGSTALAIGLSVSIGHFAGIPYTGASMNPARSFGPSVIATNFKDHWVYWVGPFLGAIIATLLYEFIFCPSSGKPSPGRVIPKEQIGAFKDGMAPVKRKKRTERKDPPPTREVVSTV is encoded by the exons ATGCCAGACGTGGAATCCCAAGGCACAAGAGATGGAGCACGTTCGAATGCCAGAGTGGCCACCAGCTCTGCACAACCTGCTACTGCTGC GACAATGTCGGGAGTGGAACAATTAAAGACCAAGGAATTTTGGAGGGCCGTAGGTGGCGAATTTGTAGCCATGCTCCTGTTTGTGTTACTCGGCGTTGCCTCCACCATCGATTGGGCGTCAGCTCCATCAGACAGCAAGAGTATAGCGAACTGTCCGACCCAGTCAGACCGCAAGGTCCTCATTTCGCTGTGCTTCGGCTTTTCCATTGCCACGCTGGCTCAGTGCTTTGGCCACATCAGCGGCGGACACATCAACCCGGCCGTCACATTGGCGATGGTCATGACCAGGAAAGTGACCATCATCAAGGGGGTGTTCTACCTGCTGGCCCAGTTAGTCGGTGCAGTCGCAGGTGCCGGGATCGTGCGCCTCGCCACGCCCCCCGACTTCCGGGAGAACCTGGGCGTCACCGGG TTGGGTAAAGATGTCTCGGGAGAACTCGGCCTACTGGTGGAGCTTCTCTTAACGTTCCAGCTGGTCTTCACCATATTTGCCTCATGCGACCCCAAACGCACCGACCTGGGCGGATCCACTGCCCTGGCCATCGGCCTGTCCGTATCGATTGGTCACTTCGCTGGG ATTCCTTACACAGGAGCCAGCATGAACCCCGCTCGTTCCTTCGGCCCATCGGTGATCGCGACTAATTTTAAGGATCATTGG GTTTACTGGGTGGGACCCTTCCTGGGCGCCATCATCGCCACACTCCTGTACGAGTTCATCTTCTGCCCATCTTCCGGCAAACCGAGTCCAGGGCGGGTGATTCCCAAGGAGCAAATAGGGGCCTTCAAGGATGGGATGGCCCCGGtcaagaggaagaagagaacgGAGCGAAAAGACCCGCCGCCAACGAGAGAAGTGGTGTCCACTGTATGA
- the LOC133165404 gene encoding aquaporin-4-like isoform X2 has product MPDVESQGTRDGARSNARVATSSAQPATAATMSGVEQLKTKEFWRAVGGEFVAMLLFVLLGVASTIDWASAPSDSKSIANCPTQSDRKVLISLCFGFSIATLAQCFGHISGGHINPAVTLAMVMTRKVTIIKGVFYLLAQLVGAVAGAGIVRLATPPDFRENLGVTGLGKDVSGELGLLVELLLTFQLVFTIFASCDPKRTDLGGSTALAIGLSVSIGHFAGVYWVGPFLGAIIATLLYEFIFCPSSGKPSPGRVIPKEQIGAFKDGMAPVKRKKRTERKDPPPTREVVSTV; this is encoded by the exons ATGCCAGACGTGGAATCCCAAGGCACAAGAGATGGAGCACGTTCGAATGCCAGAGTGGCCACCAGCTCTGCACAACCTGCTACTGCTGC GACAATGTCGGGAGTGGAACAATTAAAGACCAAGGAATTTTGGAGGGCCGTAGGTGGCGAATTTGTAGCCATGCTCCTGTTTGTGTTACTCGGCGTTGCCTCCACCATCGATTGGGCGTCAGCTCCATCAGACAGCAAGAGTATAGCGAACTGTCCGACCCAGTCAGACCGCAAGGTCCTCATTTCGCTGTGCTTCGGCTTTTCCATTGCCACGCTGGCTCAGTGCTTTGGCCACATCAGCGGCGGACACATCAACCCGGCCGTCACATTGGCGATGGTCATGACCAGGAAAGTGACCATCATCAAGGGGGTGTTCTACCTGCTGGCCCAGTTAGTCGGTGCAGTCGCAGGTGCCGGGATCGTGCGCCTCGCCACGCCCCCCGACTTCCGGGAGAACCTGGGCGTCACCGGG TTGGGTAAAGATGTCTCGGGAGAACTCGGCCTACTGGTGGAGCTTCTCTTAACGTTCCAGCTGGTCTTCACCATATTTGCCTCATGCGACCCCAAACGCACCGACCTGGGCGGATCCACTGCCCTGGCCATCGGCCTGTCCGTATCGATTGGTCACTTCGCTGGG GTTTACTGGGTGGGACCCTTCCTGGGCGCCATCATCGCCACACTCCTGTACGAGTTCATCTTCTGCCCATCTTCCGGCAAACCGAGTCCAGGGCGGGTGATTCCCAAGGAGCAAATAGGGGCCTTCAAGGATGGGATGGCCCCGGtcaagaggaagaagagaacgGAGCGAAAAGACCCGCCGCCAACGAGAGAAGTGGTGTCCACTGTATGA